In the Oncorhynchus keta strain PuntledgeMale-10-30-2019 chromosome 14, Oket_V2, whole genome shotgun sequence genome, one interval contains:
- the LOC118393108 gene encoding apelin receptor A-like — MTWNMDPTVEYRDTYDYDYGDNETMCDYSEWEPSYSLIPVLYMLIFILGLSGNGVVIFTVWRSKSKRRAADVYIGNLALADLTFVITLPLWAVYTALGYHWPFGVALCKISSYVVLVNMYASVFCLTCLSFDRYLAIVHSLSSSRLRSRGTMLASLGAIWLLSGLLAVPTLLFRTTVDDINSNRTTCAMDFSLVTQNERHESLWIAGLSLSSSALGFLLPFLAMTIFYCFIGCTVTRHFNNLRKEDQKKRRLLKIITTLVVVFAICWTPFHLLKSMDALSYLNLSPSSCGFERFLLVAHPYATCLAYVNSCLNPFLYAFFDLRFRSQCLCLLNLKKAMHGQMSSMSSTLSAQTQKSEIQSLATKV, encoded by the coding sequence ATGACTTGGAACATGGATCCCACTGTGGAGTATAGAGATACCTATGATTATGATTATGGTGACAACGAAACTATGTGTGACTACTCTGAGTGGGAGCCATCCTACTCCCTCATCCCTGTCCTCTACATGCTCATCTTCATCCTGGGCCTGTCTGGGAATGGAGTGGTCATCTTCACCGTGTGGAGGTCCAAGTCCAAGCGCCGAGCAGCAGATGTTTACATAGGCAACCTGGCCCTGGCTGACCTCACCTTTGTGATCACTCTGCCCCTCTGGGCCGTGTACACAGCACTGGGCTACCACTGGCCCTTTGGTGTGGCCCTGTGTAAGATCAGCAGCTACGTGGTGCTGGTCAACATGTACGCCAGTGTCTTCTGCCTTACCTGCCTGAGCTTTGACCGTTACCTGGCTATCGTCCACTCTCTGTCCAGCAGCCGGCTGCGGTCGCGGGGCACAATGCTGGCCTCCCTGGGGGCCATCTGGCTCCTCTCAGGCCTGCTGGCTGTGCCCACTTTGCTGTTCCGCACCACCGTGGACGACATCAACAGCAACCGCACCACCTGTGCCATGGACTTCAGCCTGGTCACCCAAAACGAGAGGCATGAGTCCCTGTGGATCGCAGGACTCAGCCTGTCGTCCTCTGCCCTGGGCTTCCTCCTACCGTTCCTGGCCATGACCATCTTCTACTGCTTCATCGGCTGCACTGTCACGCGTCACTTTAACAACCTGCGCAAGGAGGACCAGAAGAAGCGTCGTCTGCTGAAGATCATCACCACCCTGGTGGTTGTATTTGCCATCTGCTGGACCCCATTCCACTTGCTGAAGAGCATGGACGCCCTCTCCTACCTGAACCTGTCTCCCAGCTCCTGTGGGTTTGAGCGCTTCCTCCTGGTGGCCCATCCTTATGCTACCTGCCTGGCTTACGTTAACAGCTGCCTCAACCCCTTCCTGTACGCCTTCTTCGACCTGCGCTTCCGATCCCAGTGCCTGTGCCTGCTCAACCTGAAGAAGGCCATGCATGGACAGATGAGCTCCATGTCCTCCACGCTCAGCGCCCAAACACAGAAGTCAGAGATACAGTCTCTGGCCACCAAAGTGTAA